Proteins co-encoded in one Acidovorax sp. 69 genomic window:
- a CDS encoding histone deacetylase family protein, protein MKIVYSDQHQQHDPQQFMVRGRLQRSNEQPERAALLLAAAQSAGHAVVCPEDHGPGPRAAIHTPQYLHFLETAWERWQQLPDASDEVMPNVYPFPGQPATYPDHLVGQAGYHMGDNACSIGRHTWHAAVHSAHVATHAAELVLAGERAVYALCRPPGHHAYPDRANGFCYLNNAAIAAQHLRQRHARVAVLDIDVHHGNGTQGVFWRRPDVLTISLHADPHFCTPFFTGHAHERGEAEGLGYNVNIPLAKGTDTDSYLQALAKALTTLRAFAPGALVVALGLDAHERDPYKALAVSTEGFARITTEIARMGLPTVLVQEGGYLSDDLGPNLASALRGFEVGC, encoded by the coding sequence ATGAAGATCGTCTACTCCGACCAGCACCAGCAGCACGACCCGCAACAGTTCATGGTGCGTGGGCGCCTCCAACGCAGCAACGAACAGCCCGAGCGCGCGGCCCTGCTGCTGGCCGCAGCCCAATCTGCGGGCCACGCGGTAGTCTGCCCCGAAGACCACGGCCCTGGCCCACGTGCCGCGATCCATACGCCGCAATACCTCCACTTCTTGGAAACCGCTTGGGAGCGCTGGCAACAACTGCCCGATGCCTCCGACGAGGTGATGCCCAACGTCTACCCCTTCCCCGGCCAACCTGCCACCTACCCTGACCACCTGGTGGGGCAGGCCGGCTACCACATGGGAGACAACGCCTGCAGCATCGGACGCCACACCTGGCATGCCGCCGTGCATTCGGCGCATGTGGCCACCCATGCCGCCGAGTTGGTGCTGGCTGGCGAGCGGGCCGTGTATGCGCTGTGCCGCCCACCCGGCCACCATGCCTACCCAGACCGTGCCAACGGCTTTTGCTACCTCAACAACGCGGCCATCGCTGCCCAACACCTGCGCCAGCGCCATGCGCGCGTCGCCGTGCTCGACATTGACGTGCACCACGGCAATGGCACACAGGGCGTGTTCTGGCGCCGCCCCGATGTGCTGACCATCTCGCTACACGCCGATCCACACTTCTGCACCCCCTTCTTCACCGGTCATGCGCATGAGCGTGGAGAAGCCGAAGGACTGGGCTACAACGTCAACATCCCTCTGGCCAAAGGCACAGACACCGACAGCTACCTGCAGGCCCTGGCCAAGGCGCTGACCACGCTGCGCGCCTTTGCGCCCGGCGCACTGGTGGTAGCCCTGGGGCTTGACGCACACGAACGCGACCCCTACAAAGCCCTGGCAGTCAGCACCGAAGGCTTTGCCCGCATCACCACCGAGATCGCCCGAATGGGACTGCCTACGGTGCTGGTACAAGAAGGCGGCTACCTCAGCGATGACCTGGGCCCCAACCTGGCCAGCGCGCTGCGCGGCTTTGAAGTGGGCTGCTGA
- a CDS encoding aspartate aminotransferase family protein translates to MLPTTTDTTALLARRAHLLGPAYRLFYEEPLHLVRGEGVWLHDAQGKRYLDAYNNVASVGHSHPHVVEAIARQASTLNTHTRYLHAGIVDYAERLLAHMPTALGHAMFTCSGSEANDLALRIARAHTGAQGLIITRYAYHGVTAALAEASPSLGALMRLGNTVRTVPAPQAAGHDTVEVGRHFAQGVRAAIAEMAAAGIRPAALLVDTVFSSDGVYTHPAGFLQEAVQAVRDAGGLFIADEVQPGFGRTGEAFWGFERHRLVPDIVTLGKPMGNGHPVAGIAVQPEVLAAFAATCRYFNTFGGNPVSMAAASAVLDVIEREGLQANALAAGSHLRERLSALRQRHPQVGEVRGAGLFIGVALVQPDAAGPPPATLATRVVNALRQHGVLLSATGPAADTLKIRPPLVFQREHADLLVDTLDRVLSNPALHHPA, encoded by the coding sequence GTGCTTCCCACGACCACCGACACGACCGCCTTGTTGGCGCGCCGCGCGCACCTGCTCGGCCCGGCCTACCGCCTGTTCTACGAAGAGCCTTTGCACCTGGTGCGCGGCGAAGGCGTGTGGCTCCATGACGCCCAAGGAAAGCGCTACCTGGACGCCTATAACAACGTGGCCAGCGTAGGCCATTCCCACCCGCATGTGGTCGAAGCCATTGCACGCCAAGCCAGCACACTCAATACCCACACGCGTTACCTGCACGCAGGCATCGTCGACTATGCCGAACGGCTGCTTGCCCATATGCCCACGGCGCTGGGACACGCCATGTTCACCTGCAGCGGCAGCGAGGCCAACGACCTGGCCCTGCGCATCGCGCGCGCCCATACAGGGGCCCAGGGACTGATCATTACGCGCTATGCCTATCACGGCGTCACGGCGGCATTGGCTGAGGCCTCGCCCTCGCTAGGTGCACTGATGCGCCTGGGCAATACCGTGCGCACCGTGCCGGCACCGCAAGCCGCAGGGCACGATACGGTCGAGGTGGGGCGCCACTTTGCGCAAGGGGTGCGCGCAGCCATCGCCGAGATGGCCGCTGCAGGTATACGCCCGGCTGCACTGCTCGTGGACACCGTGTTTTCCAGTGACGGTGTGTACACCCACCCCGCTGGCTTTCTGCAAGAGGCCGTACAGGCCGTGCGTGACGCAGGGGGACTATTCATCGCCGATGAGGTCCAGCCAGGCTTTGGCCGCACCGGCGAGGCGTTCTGGGGCTTTGAGCGCCACAGACTGGTACCCGACATCGTTACGTTAGGCAAGCCCATGGGCAACGGCCACCCAGTGGCCGGCATCGCGGTTCAACCTGAAGTGCTGGCCGCCTTTGCCGCCACCTGCCGGTACTTCAACACCTTTGGTGGCAACCCGGTGTCGATGGCAGCGGCGAGCGCGGTGCTCGACGTGATCGAGCGCGAAGGCCTGCAGGCCAACGCCCTGGCCGCAGGCTCTCACCTGCGCGAGCGGCTGAGCGCATTGCGCCAGCGTCACCCGCAGGTCGGTGAAGTCCGGGGGGCAGGCCTGTTCATAGGCGTTGCCCTGGTCCAGCCCGATGCGGCAGGCCCGCCGCCCGCCACACTTGCCACTCGCGTGGTGAATGCATTGCGCCAACACGGCGTATTGCTCAGCGCCACCGGCCCGGCGGCAGACACCCTCAAGATCCGCCCGCCACTGGTGTTCCAGCGTGAGCATGCCGACCTGCTCGTCGACACGCTCGACCGGGTACTGAGCAACCCAGCCTTGCACCACCCCGCGTGA
- a CDS encoding ArgE/DapE family deacylase: MPQTAPSPAILQQAVDDLHDDMIDLLGDFVATASLSGAEQAAADFLEKRLQSMGLDCERIVLDSHLIASSPLFSCPCDPDGGRHNLLARHLPRQRPDGTRGRSVLFNGHLDVVPTGPEALWTTPPFQTRVEGDWLYGRGAGDMKGGIVCALMALQALRRLGLQPAGVVGINAVLDEENTGNGTLATVHALRNSMAKARLSDFDTVIIPEPFAETMMAAQVGVSWLFVTITGRPAHVAYKGQGLNPIEAGMALVDDLKQLEAEWNRPENRHPAFQNVEHPVNFNLGRIEGGEWNSSVPCTCTLGLRLGYYPDADPDTVVEQVSRRLRAKAQALNPALQLEISTRGHRSPGCIYPLDSPAMQTLAMAHRSVHGRDPEHLACTATTDGRHFSLLTDIPVTNYGPVARNIHGIDESVSLASLRRVTRTFAQFIIDWCGVEDAEEKSPLLNRDQK; this comes from the coding sequence ATGCCACAGACCGCCCCCAGCCCCGCCATCCTGCAGCAGGCGGTGGACGATCTCCATGACGACATGATCGACCTACTGGGCGACTTCGTTGCGACGGCCAGCCTTTCAGGGGCAGAGCAGGCAGCCGCCGATTTTCTGGAGAAGCGGTTACAGAGCATGGGCCTCGATTGCGAGCGCATAGTGCTCGACAGCCACCTGATCGCCAGCTCGCCTCTGTTTTCGTGCCCTTGCGACCCCGACGGCGGGCGCCACAACCTGCTTGCACGCCACCTGCCCCGGCAACGCCCCGATGGCACACGCGGACGCTCGGTGCTCTTTAACGGTCACCTGGATGTGGTGCCCACCGGCCCTGAGGCACTGTGGACCACGCCCCCCTTCCAAACCCGCGTGGAGGGTGATTGGCTGTACGGACGCGGCGCCGGCGACATGAAAGGCGGCATCGTCTGCGCCCTCATGGCCTTGCAGGCCCTTCGCCGCCTGGGGCTACAGCCCGCTGGCGTGGTGGGCATCAACGCCGTGCTCGACGAAGAAAACACAGGCAACGGCACCCTGGCCACCGTGCACGCCCTGCGCAACAGCATGGCCAAGGCGCGCTTGAGCGACTTTGATACCGTCATCATCCCCGAGCCCTTTGCAGAAACCATGATGGCGGCACAAGTGGGGGTGAGCTGGCTGTTCGTGACCATCACCGGGCGCCCCGCACATGTGGCCTACAAAGGCCAGGGGCTCAACCCCATCGAGGCCGGTATGGCCCTGGTCGACGACTTGAAGCAGCTGGAAGCCGAATGGAACCGGCCCGAAAACCGCCACCCGGCCTTCCAGAACGTAGAGCACCCGGTCAACTTCAACCTGGGCCGCATCGAGGGCGGCGAATGGAACTCATCCGTGCCCTGCACCTGTACCCTCGGTCTGCGCCTGGGGTACTACCCAGACGCGGACCCGGATACCGTGGTGGAGCAGGTCAGCCGACGGCTGCGCGCCAAAGCCCAAGCGCTCAACCCGGCACTGCAACTGGAGATCAGCACCCGGGGGCATCGCTCGCCAGGCTGCATCTATCCACTGGACAGCCCTGCCATGCAAACCCTGGCCATGGCCCACCGCAGCGTCCACGGGCGTGACCCCGAGCACCTGGCCTGCACCGCCACCACGGACGGACGCCATTTCAGCCTCCTGACCGACATTCCGGTCACGAACTACGGTCCCGTGGCGCGGAACATCCACGGCATTGATGAATCCGTGTCCCTCGCCAGCTTGCGCCGTGTCACCCGAACGTTTGCCCAGTTCATCATCGACTGGTGCGGGGTGGAGGATGCCGAGGAAAAATCCCCGCTATTGAACCGTGACCAGAAATAG
- a CDS encoding type B 50S ribosomal protein L31, giving the protein MKEGIHPNYREVLFSDLSNGFKFVTRSCANTKEMETFEGKEYPLFKLDTSSESHPFYTGTQKSVDNMGGRVERFRNRFGKTAAK; this is encoded by the coding sequence ATGAAAGAAGGCATTCACCCCAACTACCGCGAAGTTCTGTTCTCGGACCTGTCCAACGGCTTCAAGTTTGTGACCCGTTCGTGCGCAAACACGAAGGAAATGGAAACCTTCGAAGGCAAGGAATACCCGCTGTTCAAGCTGGACACGTCCTCTGAATCGCACCCCTTCTACACCGGCACACAAAAGTCGGTGGACAACATGGGTGGTCGCGTGGAGCGCTTCCGCAACCGTTTCGGCAAGACCGCAGCGAAGTAA
- a CDS encoding MATE family efflux transporter produces MSERTTITRHALTVLAGQLAVMAFGVTDTIVAGRYGESSLAALSVGSAIFISVYVALIGVLQALLPVWAEQRGARETEGLGRSLRQALYLCGAASLVGMAILLSPAPILRWTEVPAALRADVENYLAVLALALPPALLFRIYSTLNQALGKPLLVTWLQVGSLFIKLPLSVWFTFGGGGLPAQGVVGCAWATLVVNCSMLAVALWLLRTQDLYEPLGLWRRMEPPHWPTIAGFARLGIPAGLAVMVEVTSFTLMALFIARQGTTASATHQIAANLAAVLYMVPLSLAIATSARVSYWLGAGNPKQARKVVFIGFRLSALMGIALAAILFIAKDHLGSVYSTNSSVVAMTGGVLVWVAMYHAADALQTLCVFVLRCYRITLAPLAVYCTLLWGAGLGGGYWLAYTGNGPWAGVPSPTPFWAASAAALVVTAALFVAMLWQAINPAESSRAAGSQGR; encoded by the coding sequence ATGTCGGAGCGGACCACCATCACCCGGCATGCCCTCACGGTACTGGCCGGGCAACTGGCCGTGATGGCGTTTGGTGTGACGGACACCATCGTCGCCGGCCGCTACGGCGAGTCGTCGCTTGCGGCGCTGTCCGTTGGTTCAGCCATTTTCATCAGCGTGTATGTGGCACTGATCGGCGTTCTGCAGGCACTGTTACCCGTGTGGGCCGAGCAGCGCGGTGCACGCGAGACTGAGGGCCTTGGCCGGTCACTGCGGCAGGCCCTGTACCTGTGTGGCGCAGCGTCTTTGGTCGGCATGGCGATCTTGTTGTCACCGGCTCCCATCCTGCGCTGGACGGAGGTTCCAGCCGCCCTGCGAGCCGATGTGGAAAACTACCTGGCGGTGCTGGCACTGGCGTTGCCCCCGGCGCTGTTGTTCCGGATCTACAGCACCCTGAACCAGGCCCTGGGCAAACCGCTGCTCGTCACGTGGCTGCAGGTGGGGTCGCTGTTCATCAAGCTGCCGCTGTCGGTGTGGTTCACGTTTGGCGGTGGCGGTCTGCCCGCGCAGGGCGTGGTGGGCTGCGCGTGGGCCACATTGGTCGTCAACTGCAGCATGCTGGCCGTCGCCCTCTGGCTGTTGCGCACCCAGGACCTCTACGAGCCCCTGGGCCTGTGGCGACGCATGGAGCCGCCACACTGGCCCACCATCGCAGGTTTTGCCCGGCTAGGCATTCCTGCGGGCTTGGCCGTGATGGTCGAAGTGACATCGTTCACGCTGATGGCGCTGTTCATCGCTCGGCAGGGCACCACCGCTTCCGCAACCCATCAGATTGCGGCCAACCTGGCCGCCGTGCTCTACATGGTGCCACTGTCACTGGCCATTGCAACCAGTGCTCGGGTCAGCTACTGGTTGGGCGCAGGCAACCCCAAACAGGCCCGCAAGGTAGTTTTTATAGGTTTTAGGCTTTCAGCGCTTATGGGTATTGCGCTGGCAGCTATTTTATTTATAGCAAAAGACCATCTTGGCAGCGTCTATTCAACCAACAGCAGTGTGGTGGCGATGACAGGGGGCGTGCTGGTGTGGGTGGCGATGTACCACGCAGCCGATGCGCTGCAGACCCTGTGCGTGTTCGTGCTGCGCTGCTACCGCATCACCCTGGCTCCGCTGGCGGTTTACTGCACGTTGTTGTGGGGCGCTGGCCTGGGCGGCGGCTACTGGCTGGCCTACACGGGCAACGGTCCTTGGGCCGGAGTTCCTTCGCCCACCCCATTCTGGGCCGCCAGTGCCGCCGCCCTGGTGGTCACCGCCGCGCTGTTTGTTGCAATGCTTTGGCAGGCCATCAACCCGGCAGAGAGTAGCCGCGCAGCCGGTTCGCAGGGAAGGTGA
- the phoR gene encoding phosphate regulon sensor histidine kinase PhoR yields the protein MLWRISYFLLWQLAGGGVGWWYSGSWGAALGAAVAAWVWFVWDLLRGARVLRWLRTGELADTPDMRGIWGETADRARRLLRKQEALVRDSQDRLQEILAALQASPNGVVLLDIQGRIEWCNQMAANQFGFDAQRDVMQSIGNLLRNPEFTAYFATKDFSSDVVLEGRLSTPSRPVRISVHLHPYGDGRTLLLSRDVTALEQADAMRRDFVANVSHEIRTPLTVLTGFVETLQTLPLSADERSRYLGMMAQQALRMQSVVQDLLTLSRLEGSPLPGMADWTPVQSLMQRCEEESRALSTLLTQSQQRSHDIGFPSADALRSEGEIAGVPAELQSALSNLVNNAVRYTPAGGAIAVEWARQEDGRAVFSVRDTGPGIAPEHIPRLTERFYRVDRSRSRETGGTGLGLAIVKHVLQRHGATLDISSTLGKGSVFSVTFPANRLRGYSLPG from the coding sequence ATGCTGTGGCGTATTTCGTATTTCCTGCTGTGGCAGTTGGCGGGTGGTGGTGTAGGTTGGTGGTACAGCGGCTCCTGGGGCGCTGCACTCGGCGCTGCTGTGGCTGCTTGGGTGTGGTTCGTCTGGGACCTGTTGCGTGGCGCGCGCGTGTTGCGCTGGCTGCGCACGGGCGAGCTGGCCGACACGCCCGACATGCGGGGTATCTGGGGCGAGACCGCAGACCGTGCGCGGCGATTGCTGCGCAAGCAGGAAGCCTTGGTCCGCGACAGTCAGGACCGGCTGCAAGAGATCCTGGCCGCACTGCAGGCGTCGCCCAACGGGGTGGTGCTGCTGGATATCCAGGGCCGTATTGAGTGGTGCAATCAGATGGCGGCAAACCAGTTCGGCTTTGACGCCCAGCGCGACGTGATGCAGTCCATCGGCAACCTGCTGCGCAACCCTGAATTCACGGCGTACTTTGCCACCAAGGATTTCTCCAGCGACGTGGTGCTGGAGGGGCGCTTGAGCACGCCCTCGCGGCCGGTGCGGATCTCGGTGCACCTGCATCCGTATGGTGATGGGCGCACCTTGCTGCTCTCGCGCGATGTCACGGCGCTGGAACAGGCCGACGCCATGCGGCGTGACTTTGTGGCCAATGTCTCGCACGAGATTCGCACGCCGCTCACGGTGCTGACCGGCTTTGTCGAGACCCTGCAGACCTTGCCCCTGAGTGCCGACGAACGCTCCCGTTATCTGGGCATGATGGCGCAGCAGGCGCTGCGCATGCAGAGTGTGGTGCAGGACCTGCTCACGCTGTCGCGCCTGGAGGGCAGCCCGCTGCCAGGCATGGCCGACTGGACGCCCGTCCAATCGCTGATGCAGCGCTGCGAGGAAGAGAGTCGTGCCCTGTCGACGCTGCTCACGCAGTCCCAGCAGCGCTCGCACGACATTGGTTTTCCCTCCGCAGACGCACTGCGCTCAGAGGGCGAGATTGCGGGCGTGCCGGCGGAGCTGCAGAGCGCGCTGTCCAATCTGGTCAACAACGCCGTGCGCTACACGCCTGCAGGCGGCGCGATTGCTGTGGAGTGGGCGCGCCAAGAGGATGGCCGCGCCGTGTTTTCGGTGCGCGATACGGGCCCGGGTATCGCCCCCGAGCACATTCCGCGTCTGACGGAACGTTTTTACCGCGTGGACCGCAGCCGGTCGCGCGAAACCGGCGGCACGGGCCTGGGGTTGGCCATCGTCAAGCATGTGCTGCAGCGCCATGGCGCCACCTTGGACATATCCAGCACCTTGGGTAAGGGCTCCGTGTTTTCGGTCACCTTCCCTGCGAACCGGCTGCGCGGCTACTCTCTGCCGGGTTGA
- the phoB gene encoding phosphate regulon transcriptional regulator PhoB: MRKLPRVLIVEDEPAIAELIAVNLRHNGFQPFWAEDGDSAQRELDAVLPDVILLDWMLPGQSGLSLARKWRADSRTKPIPILMLTARGDEPDKVAGLDAGADDYITKPFSTQELLARIRAVLRRRAPEQVSDSVTIGELVLDAATYRVSFQAQPLKVGPTEFKLLHFLMKHAERVHSRSQLLDKVWGDHVFIEERTVDVHVKRLREALGAASIMVETVRGAGYRLTAQPQVQLQA; the protein is encoded by the coding sequence ATGAGAAAGCTCCCTCGTGTCCTCATCGTGGAGGACGAACCCGCCATTGCCGAGTTGATTGCGGTCAATCTGCGCCATAACGGCTTCCAGCCCTTTTGGGCAGAAGACGGTGATTCTGCCCAGCGTGAGCTGGATGCCGTGCTACCCGATGTCATCCTGTTGGACTGGATGCTGCCCGGGCAAAGCGGCCTGTCGCTGGCCCGTAAATGGCGTGCCGACAGTCGCACCAAGCCCATCCCCATCCTTATGCTCACCGCGCGTGGCGATGAGCCCGACAAGGTGGCTGGGCTGGATGCAGGCGCAGACGACTACATCACCAAGCCGTTCTCCACGCAGGAGCTGCTGGCCCGCATCCGTGCGGTGCTGCGCCGGCGTGCACCCGAGCAGGTGAGTGACAGCGTGACCATTGGCGAGCTGGTGCTGGACGCTGCGACCTACCGCGTGTCGTTTCAGGCGCAGCCCCTCAAGGTGGGCCCGACCGAATTCAAGCTCCTGCATTTTCTGATGAAACACGCCGAGCGCGTGCACAGCCGGTCGCAGCTGCTTGACAAGGTATGGGGTGACCATGTCTTTATCGAGGAGCGCACGGTGGACGTGCATGTCAAGCGTCTGCGGGAGGCTCTGGGCGCAGCGTCCATCATGGTGGAAACCGTGCGTGGCGCAGGCTACCGTTTGACCGCGCAGCCGCAGGTACAGCTACAGGCCTGA
- the phoU gene encoding phosphate signaling complex protein PhoU, which translates to MPDKHLSSQFDSELNSVSARVMEMGGLVESQIRQAVYALSQFSLEAVETVASMETRVNAMEVEIDQELSSIIARRQPTARDLRLLLAFSKATANLERMGDEANKMARMVRSIIESGAPRSLPSSDLRVAAELASGMLRKALDAFARLDTKMAVAVLKEDDLIDKEFDGFVRKLITYMMEDPRTISPSLDLLFLAKAIERIGDHSKNVAELIIYLVKGKDVRHTALDEIESAVL; encoded by the coding sequence ATGCCCGATAAACATCTTTCCTCCCAGTTCGACAGCGAACTCAACAGCGTCTCTGCCCGCGTCATGGAGATGGGCGGACTCGTGGAGTCGCAGATCCGCCAGGCGGTCTACGCCCTGTCGCAATTCAGCCTGGAGGCCGTGGAGACCGTGGCCTCGATGGAAACCCGGGTGAATGCAATGGAGGTCGAGATCGACCAGGAGCTGTCCTCCATCATTGCCCGCCGCCAGCCCACCGCGCGCGACCTGCGCCTGCTGCTGGCCTTCTCCAAGGCCACGGCCAACCTGGAGCGCATGGGTGACGAGGCCAACAAGATGGCGCGCATGGTGCGCTCCATCATTGAAAGCGGTGCGCCACGCTCGCTGCCGTCGAGCGACCTGCGCGTGGCCGCCGAGCTGGCCTCCGGCATGCTGCGCAAGGCGCTGGATGCGTTTGCCCGCCTGGACACCAAAATGGCTGTGGCGGTTCTCAAGGAAGATGACCTCATCGACAAGGAGTTCGACGGCTTTGTGCGCAAGCTCATTACCTACATGATGGAAGACCCGCGCACCATTTCGCCCAGCCTGGACCTGCTGTTCCTGGCCAAGGCCATCGAGCGCATCGGGGATCATTCCAAGAATGTGGCCGAGCTGATCATCTATCTGGTCAAGGGCAAGGATGTGCGCCACACTGCCTTGGACGAGATTGAGTCAGCCGTTCTGTAA
- the pstB gene encoding phosphate ABC transporter ATP-binding protein PstB: MNATATATASKNALELRNLSFFYGKFQGLRNVSLNIAEHKVTAFIGPSGCGKSTLLRTLNRMYSLYPGQRAEGTINFYGQDILDAKQDINLLRARIGMVFQKPTPFPMSIYDNIAFGVKLYETLSKSEMDDRVEWALSKAALWTEVKDKLHQSGLSLSGGQQQRLCIARSVAVKPSVLLLDEPTSALDPLSTAKIEELIDELKHDYTIAIVTHNMQQAARCSDYTAYMYLGEMIEFGATEQIFFKPERKETEDYITGRFG; encoded by the coding sequence ATGAACGCCACTGCTACCGCTACCGCCAGCAAGAATGCGCTGGAACTGCGCAACCTGAGTTTTTTCTACGGCAAGTTCCAGGGCCTGCGCAACGTGAGCCTGAACATCGCCGAGCACAAGGTCACGGCCTTCATTGGCCCATCCGGTTGTGGCAAATCGACCTTGCTGCGTACGCTCAACCGCATGTACAGCCTGTACCCTGGCCAGCGCGCCGAGGGCACGATCAATTTCTATGGCCAGGACATCCTGGACGCCAAGCAGGACATCAACCTGCTGCGCGCTCGTATTGGCATGGTGTTCCAGAAGCCCACGCCTTTTCCGATGTCCATCTACGACAACATCGCCTTCGGCGTGAAGTTGTACGAGACCCTCAGCAAGAGCGAAATGGATGACCGCGTGGAATGGGCGCTTTCCAAAGCGGCGCTGTGGACCGAGGTGAAGGACAAATTGCACCAGAGCGGTCTTTCCTTGTCCGGTGGCCAGCAGCAGCGCCTGTGTATCGCCCGCAGCGTGGCAGTGAAGCCATCGGTGCTGCTGCTCGATGAACCCACTTCGGCGCTGGACCCACTGTCCACCGCCAAGATCGAAGAGCTGATCGACGAACTCAAGCACGACTACACGATCGCCATCGTGACCCACAACATGCAGCAGGCAGCCCGTTGCAGCGACTACACCGCCTATATGTACCTGGGCGAGATGATTGAGTTTGGTGCCACCGAACAGATCTTCTTCAAGCCTGAGCGCAAGGAAACCGAAGACTACATTACCGGCCGTTTCGGCTAA
- the pstA gene encoding phosphate ABC transporter permease PstA → MEFNQQLYKKRQRSNAIGLTLSLGAMVLGLFVLLWILSVLLSNGFAALDWNMFTQSTPAPGSEGGGLANAIVGSLMMVGFTVLVSTPVGVLAGVYLAEYGDQSKTAELTRFVTDIMLSAPSIVLGLFVYAIAVATVGNFSGWAGSLALSLIAVPVVVRTTENMLRLVPGSLREAAFALGAPRWKVSTMVTLRAARSGVMTGLLLAVARISGETAPLLFTALNNQFFSTNMNAPMANLPVVIFQFALSPYENWVRLAWGGALLITLSVLILNVVARVFLREKNRV, encoded by the coding sequence ATGGAATTCAACCAACAACTTTACAAAAAGCGCCAGCGCTCCAATGCCATTGGTCTGACCCTGTCACTGGGTGCGATGGTGCTGGGTCTGTTCGTGCTGCTCTGGATCCTGAGCGTCTTGCTCTCCAATGGCTTTGCGGCGCTTGACTGGAACATGTTCACCCAGTCCACGCCAGCACCCGGCTCCGAGGGGGGAGGGCTGGCCAACGCCATCGTCGGCAGCTTGATGATGGTGGGCTTTACCGTGCTGGTTTCCACCCCGGTGGGGGTGCTGGCGGGGGTGTATCTGGCGGAGTACGGTGACCAGAGCAAGACCGCAGAACTCACCCGGTTTGTGACCGACATCATGCTGTCGGCTCCCTCCATCGTCTTGGGCTTGTTTGTCTACGCCATCGCCGTGGCTACGGTTGGTAATTTCTCTGGCTGGGCTGGTAGCCTGGCACTCTCGCTGATCGCTGTGCCAGTGGTCGTGCGTACCACTGAGAACATGCTGCGCCTGGTGCCTGGCAGTCTGCGTGAAGCCGCTTTCGCACTCGGGGCTCCGCGCTGGAAAGTTTCCACGATGGTCACCCTGCGTGCGGCACGCAGCGGCGTGATGACCGGCCTGCTGCTGGCTGTAGCCCGCATCAGTGGTGAAACGGCGCCTCTGTTGTTCACGGCGCTCAACAACCAGTTCTTCAGCACCAACATGAATGCACCCATGGCCAACCTGCCTGTGGTGATCTTCCAGTTTGCCTTGAGTCCCTATGAGAACTGGGTGCGCCTGGCTTGGGGAGGGGCGCTGCTTATCACGTTGTCGGTGCTGATTCTCAACGTCGTGGCGCGGGTGTTCCTGCGCGAGAAAAACCGCGTGTGA